A genomic region of Gemmata massiliana contains the following coding sequences:
- a CDS encoding prenyltransferase/squalene oxidase repeat-containing protein, with protein MTEVEPYLVRLTTRLLGGIERLPADQRERNTTYLLEAQNPDGGFSGREGGSDLYYTGFALRSLAVLQALNEDVCNKAANFLRTKMTGSAGVVDFFSLVVSCYLVPLGGGPDVLADAPTDWPERVAATLETFRTPDGGYGKTPGALYGSTYTSFLVTLCLQLLGRSSPDAEKLAAFVKSRRRDDGGYVEISAMKRSGTNPTAAGVGLLQILGALDDTARTGTATFLAALPSPFEGGLRANDRIPAADLLSTFTGSWTLDQLGHANKLDWDAIQRYAEECERPIGGFRGGLWDEHTDVEYTFYGLGTLALAALMLE; from the coding sequence GTGACCGAAGTCGAACCGTACCTGGTGCGCCTCACGACCCGGTTGCTCGGAGGAATCGAGCGCTTGCCCGCGGACCAGCGCGAGCGGAACACCACGTACCTGCTCGAAGCCCAGAACCCGGACGGCGGGTTCTCCGGGCGCGAGGGCGGGTCCGATCTTTATTACACCGGGTTCGCGCTGCGCTCGCTGGCGGTACTCCAAGCACTAAACGAAGACGTCTGCAACAAGGCCGCAAACTTCCTCCGCACGAAGATGACCGGCAGCGCGGGCGTGGTGGACTTCTTCTCGCTCGTCGTGAGTTGCTACCTGGTCCCGTTGGGCGGTGGTCCCGATGTACTGGCGGACGCCCCGACCGACTGGCCCGAGCGCGTCGCGGCCACGCTCGAAACGTTCCGCACCCCGGACGGCGGGTACGGTAAAACGCCCGGCGCGCTGTACGGCAGCACTTACACCAGTTTCCTCGTCACACTCTGTTTGCAACTCCTCGGACGTTCTTCCCCGGATGCGGAGAAGCTGGCCGCGTTCGTGAAATCGCGCCGACGCGACGACGGTGGGTACGTGGAGATTTCCGCGATGAAGCGGAGCGGTACGAATCCCACCGCCGCGGGCGTGGGGCTGCTCCAGATCCTCGGTGCACTCGACGACACGGCCCGCACCGGCACCGCGACGTTCCTGGCCGCGCTGCCGTCGCCGTTCGAGGGCGGGCTGCGAGCGAACGACCGTATCCCGGCAGCGGACCTGCTCTCAACGTTCACCGGGAGCTGGACGCTGGACCAACTCGGACACGCGAACAAGCTCGACTGGGACGCGATCCAGCGCTACGCCGAAGAGTGCGAGCGACCCATCGGCGGGTTCCGCGGCGGACTGTGGGACGAACACACCGACGTGGAGTACACGTTCTACGGCCTCGGCACGCTCGCGCTCGCGGCCCTCATGCTGGAGTGA